A stretch of Chiloscyllium plagiosum isolate BGI_BamShark_2017 chromosome 6, ASM401019v2, whole genome shotgun sequence DNA encodes these proteins:
- the lipt1 gene encoding lipoyltransferase 1, mitochondrial: MPLLNVGFRAAWRTLSPACYTTLAALAESRGDSALLLKSTSTDIYENLALEDWLHEYVQSRERHVLLLWRNCPTVVIGRHQNPWQECNLKLMRDQGIQLSRRRSGGGTVYHDLGNINLTFFTSKKKYDRRGNLELVISALKRIRPQLNVLATDRYDLLLNGVFKISGTASKIGRTSAYHHCTLLCNSNRHLLSSVLHSPHQGLKTNATPSIPATVKNLCDEDPTLTCDLLMDAIAMEYARRHSCQSKIVLVDPKDNLLLPGIAKFTQELKSWDWIYGRTPKFSISHYFSVDHNLPGAEVELNMSITHGRIESCNIKLFSDWLPSMMCNQLASDLIGNKFCPTETLILASAYLRVCSQDNELSTKWNALCEQVMAIM; the protein is encoded by the coding sequence ATGCCCTTGCTGAATGTTGGATTCCGGGCAGCATGGAGAACTCTCTCTCCTGCTTGCTACACCACCCTGGCCGCTTTGGCTGAGTCCCGGGGCGACAGCGCTCTGCTTCTGAAATCCACGTCCACAGATATTTACGAGAACCTGGCGCTGGAGGACTGGTTACACGAGTACGTGCAGTCCCGGGAAAGGCATGTGCTGCTGCTCTGGAGGAATTGCCCCACAGTGGTCATCGGTCGCCACCAGAACCCCTGGCAGGAATGTAATCTCAAACTCATGAGAGACCAAGGCATTCAACTGAGCCGGAGGAGGAGCGGGGGAGGAACCGTCTATCACGACCTGGGAAACATCAACCTGACCTTCTTCACCTCCAAGAAGAAGTACGATAGGCGCGGCAACTTGGAATTGGTTATCTCTGCTCTGAAGAGGATTCGACCCCAGCTGAATGTGTTAGCCACGGACAGGTACGACCTGCTGCTCAACGGAGTCTTCAAAATCTCGGGCACTGCCTCGAAGATTGGAAGGACATCTGCTTACCACCATTGCACCTTGCTGTGCAACTCTAACAGGCATCTTTTGTcctctgttctccattctccacaCCAAGGTCTAAAAACCAACGCCACCCCCAGTATACCTGCCACTGTGAAAAATCTGTGTGATGAGGATCCCACTCTTACTTGTGATCTATTGATGGATGCCATTGCAATGGAGTACGCAAGGCGGCATAGCTGTCAAAGCAAAATTGTGCTTGTGGACCCTAAAGACAATTTGTTGCTACCAGGGATTGCCAAATTTACCCAGGAGCTTAAAAGCTGGGATTGGATCTATGGAAGAACGCCAAAGTTCAGTATCAGCCATTATTTCTCTGTGGACCATAATTTACCTGGGGCAGAAGTTGAATTGAACATGAGCATTACTCATGGCAGAATTGAAAGCTGCAATATTAAATTGTTTTCTGATTGGCTACCATCCATGATGTGTAACCAATTAGCTTCAGACCTCATTGGCAACAAGTTTTGCCcaactgaaacattgattttggcGAGTGCTTATTTAAGGGTTTGTTCCCAAGACAATGAGCTGTCTACCAAATGGAATGCACTATGTGAACAAGTTATGGCAATTATGTAA
- the LOC122550863 gene encoding BTB/POZ domain-containing protein KCTD21-like: MSEPITLNVGGMLYTTSLMTLTRYPESMLGSMFIGDLPTSKDQQGNYFIDRDGKMFRHILNFLRTSHLDLPDDFQELDLLNREADFFQIQPLLQALQAIKTPVTKTKNNVMLNIFYDSWLHNVGSYTVKLVNVQIFSTSGALLKLLNSKFYYIFKGDNLSVASDLENLKFIPLEWVESSGTGMERHYVMENWKSLYASPSHRQIQNLDMFVHQVIKIAVNGGFLLNSLPSVSSDPIILHFTQY; the protein is encoded by the coding sequence ATGTCTGAACCAATAACACTGAATGTAGGGGGAATGTTGTACACCACGTCCCTAATGACTTTAACTCGCTATCCAGAATCGATGCTTGGCTCAATGTTTATCGGGGATTTACCGACCAGCAAGGATCAGCAAGGAAACTACTTCATAGATAGAGATGGCAAAATGTTTCGACACATCCTTAACTTCCTCCGAACATCGCACTTGGACCTTCCAGATGATTTCCAAGAGCTGGATCTTCTGAACAGAGAAGCTGATTTTTTCCAGATCCAACCTCTGCTGCAGGCTTTGCAGGCAATCAAAACCCCTGTTactaaaacaaaaaataatgtaATGCTTAACATCTTTTATGACTCATGGTTACATAATGTTGGCTCCTATACTGTAAAACTTGTTAACGTTCAAATATTTTCTACATCGGGTGCCTTATTGAAGCTTCTCAATTCCAAATTCTACTATATCTTCAAAGGTGACAATTTATCTGTAGCCAGCGATCTGGAAAATTTGAAATTCATTCCATTAGAATGGGTTGAAAGTAGCGGAACTGGCATGGAAAGACATTATGTAATGGAGAATTGGAAAAGTCTCTACGCTTCACCATCTCATCGGCAAATTCAAAATCTGGATATGTTTGTTCATCAAGTAATAAAAATAGCAGTCAATGGTGGATTCCTTCTTAATTCTCTTCCTTCTGTTTCATCTGACCCAATTATTCTGCATTTTACTCAGTATTGA